The window GGGATCCGGCACCAGATCCCACTTGTTGACCACAATCACCACAGGTTTGCCGCTGTCGTAAGCCATGTTGGCCAGTTTCAGTTCGTGGTCGCCAATTTCTCCAGCATTCACCACCAACCAGATGATGTCACTGCGGGCAATGGCCGCTTCAGAGCGCATCATGCTGAATTCTTCGATGCTGGAATCCGGACGTTTGCGGATCCCGGCGGTGTCTACCAGAATGAAACGCTGACCAGCAAAGTTCCATTCGATGTCGATGCTGTCCCGGGTGGTTCCGGGAATGTCACTGACAATCACCCGATCCGAACCCGTGATGGCGTTCAGCAAACTGGATTTGCCCACGTTGGGACGGCCAATCAGGGAGATGCGGATGGGCGCAATCTCTGGGTAATCCTCGTCATCCTCTGGGAGGTGTTCGAGCACCCGGCGCATGAGTTCATCCAGACCACGGGCATGCTCGGCACTGATGGGCACAGGCACATCAAAACCCAGAGCCCAGAGTTCTGCGGTGTACACGTCTTCGTGCTTCACCGAGTCCATTTTGTTGGCAGCGATGATCACGGGTTTGCCGATTTTGCGCAGCCATTCGGCCACTTCGTAATCGGCGGTGTTGAGTCCGTCTCTGGGGTCCAGCACGAACACCACACATTTGGCATCGTGAATGGCCATCTCGGCCTTGTCACGGATGTGTTGTTCCCATTCGTCTCCGCTCCAGAGCCCTCCGGTGTCCATCAGGACGATGCGGTGGTTCTCGTAGAGCATCACATGTTCTTTCACGTCCCGGGTCACGCCGGGAAAATCTGCGACCACCGCTTCACGGCGGCCAATGAGCCTGTTGAACAGGCTGGATTTGCCCACGTTGGGGCGACCCACAATGGCGACTTTATGCATGATTCCTCCTTCCGGTGCCGCATCTGGAAGGAATCAGGGGCCAGATGCGCCGATGTGCCTTTGAAAGGCAAACATATTATGGTATCAGGTTTTGGGGTGAGGATGTAAATAGAGCAGAAAGCAGAACAGGGGTGACGCACGTCGCGAAGGGGTTAAGGTAAGACATGAACCCCGAGCAACTGAAACTCGCAGTCCAGCACTTCTCTGAGCTCCCTGATCCCCGGACAAACCGAGGGCTCAATCAACCCCTCATCAACGTGATCGTCATTGCCCTGTGTGCTGTGCTCAGCGATGCAGACAGCTTCTATGACATGGAGGATTTTGGGGAACTCAAACGGGATTGGCTCTCAAGCTTCCTGGACCTCCACACCGGTATACCCTCCCATGACACCTTCAATCGGGTCTTCGCCAGGCTCGACC is drawn from Deinococcus misasensis DSM 22328 and contains these coding sequences:
- the der gene encoding ribosome biogenesis GTPase Der yields the protein MHKVAIVGRPNVGKSSLFNRLIGRREAVVADFPGVTRDVKEHVMLYENHRIVLMDTGGLWSGDEWEQHIRDKAEMAIHDAKCVVFVLDPRDGLNTADYEVAEWLRKIGKPVIIAANKMDSVKHEDVYTAELWALGFDVPVPISAEHARGLDELMRRVLEHLPEDDEDYPEIAPIRISLIGRPNVGKSSLLNAITGSDRVIVSDIPGTTRDSIDIEWNFAGQRFILVDTAGIRKRPDSSIEEFSMMRSEAAIARSDIIWLVVNAGEIGDHELKLANMAYDSGKPVVIVVNKWDLVPDPELKRTERLLDEKLAHLHFAPRVYTSALNDYGIHDMLAEAIKLYEKWQRRIATGELNKWLDVWQIKQATPNFKGKPLKMMYITQAEIAPPTFVIFCNKEDFVTRAYENFLQNRIREDLDLAGVPVRIVWKERGAFKSKSERIEAQKKKARQED
- a CDS encoding transposase family protein, with the translated sequence MNPEQLKLAVQHFSELPDPRTNRGLNQPLINVIVIALCAVLSDADSFYDMEDFGELKRDWLSSFLDLHTGIPSHDTFNRVFARLD